In Lodderomyces elongisporus chromosome 1, complete sequence, a genomic segment contains:
- the RNR1 gene encoding ribonucleotide-diphosphate reductase subunit rnr1, translating to MYVYKRDGRKEPVRFDKITARVQRLCYGLDPTHVEPVAITQKVIAGVYQGVTTIELDNLAAETAATMTTIHPDYAVLAARIAVSNLHKQTTKQYSAVSKILYEYINPETKLHSPMISKETYDIIQEHEDELNSAIVYDRDFNYNYFGFKTLERSYLLRVNGKVAERPQHLIMRVAIGIHGRDIPRVIETYNLMSQRYFTHGSPCLFNAGTPKPQMSSCFLVAMKEDSIEGIYDTLKTCALISKSAGGIGLHIHNIRSTGAYIAGTNGTSNGIIPMVRVFNNTARYVDQGGNKRPGAFALYLEPWHSDIFEFIEIRKNHGKEEIRARDLFPALWIPDLFMKRVEQNGDWTLFSPNEAPGLADCYGEEFEELYNKYVAEGRGRQTIKAQKLWYSILECQTETGTPFMLYKDACNAKSNQKNLGMIKSSNLCCEIVEYSSPEEVAVCNLASIALPSFIEQDENKIWYNFEKLHDVTKVVTRNLNRVIDRNYYPVPEAEKSNMRHRPIALGVQGLADAFMVLRIAFDSQEARELNIQIFETIYHAAVEASIELAQEEGAYETYQGSPASQGLLQFDLWNRKPTELWDWDELKAKLAKHGLRNSLLVAPMPTASTSQILGNNECFEPYTSNIYSRRVLAGEFQIVNPYLLRDLVDLGIWNDAMKSSIISNNGSIQALPNIPDEIKALYKTVWEISQKHIIDMASDRAAFIDQSQSLNIHIKDPTMGKLTSMHFYGWKKGLKTGMYYLRTQAASAAIQFTIDKKIAEQAGNTVADLRKLNRKTYLSRGRSGNTAASSSSADNSYVKSPSTEPTSLENSVADLRITEKEKEKEKEVEPKKEEEQEKDGEEKEAGVDNRTIEEIENDIYSAKVIACAIDNPESCTMCSG from the coding sequence ATGTACGTTTATAAAAGAGATGGTAGGAAAGAACCTGTTAGGTTCGATAAAATCACTGCTAGAGTGCAAAGATTATGCTACGGTTTAGACCCAACCCACGTTGAACCAGTTGCCATTACCCAAAAAGTTATTGCTGGTGTGTATCAAGGTGTCACCACCATTGAGTTGGACAACTTGGCTGCTGAGACTGCGGCCACCATGACCACAATCCACCCAGATTATGCGGTGTTGGCTGCTAGAATCGCTGTTTCCAATTTGCACAAGCAGACTACAAAACAATATTCAGCAGTGTCAAAGATCCTTTACGAATACATCAACCCAGAAACCAAGTTGCATTCGCCAATGATCTCAAAGGAAACATACGATATTATACAAGAGCACGAAGACGAGTTGAACTCGGCAATTGTATACGATCGTGATTTCAACTACAATTACTTTGGTTTCAAGACTTTGGAAAGATCATATTTGTTGCGTGTTAATGGTAAGGTTGCCGAGAGACCACAGCACTTGATTATGAGAGTTGCTATTGGTATACACGGAAGAGATATTCCAAGGGTGATTGAAACTTATAACTTGATGTCGCAAAGGTACTTTACACATGGTTCTCCATGTTTGTTCAATGCTGGTACGCCAAAGCCACAGATGTCTTCATGTTTCTTGGTTGCTATGAAGGAAGATTCTATTGAAGGTATTTACGATACTTTGAAAACATGTGCTTTGATTTCCAAGAGCGCTGGTGGTATTGGTTTGCACATCCACAATATCCGTTCCACTGGTGCTTATATTGCAGGTACCAACGGTACCTCCAACGGTATCATTCCAATGGTTCGTGTTTTCAACAATACCGCTCGTTATGTTGATCAAGGTGGTAACAAGAGGCCAGGTGCTTTTGCCCTTTACCTTGAACCATGGCACAGTGATATTTTTGAATTCATTGAAATTAGAAAGAACCACGGTAAAGAAGAGATTAGAGCAAGAGACTTGTTCCCAGCATTGTGGATTCCAGATTTGTTTATGAAGAGAGTCGAACAGAATGGTGATTGGACTTTGTTCTCACCAAATGAAGCTCCAGGTTTGGCAGACTGTTATGGTGAAGAGTTTGAGGAGTTGTACAACAAGTATGTTGCTGAAGGACGTGGTAGACAGACCATCAAGGCACAAAAATTGTGGTACTCCATCTTGGAATGTCAAACTGAGACTGGTACCCCATTCATGTTGTACAAGGATGCTTGTAATGCCAAGTCAAACCAAAAGAACTTGGGTATGATCAAGTCGTCGAACTTGTGTtgtgaaattgttgaatattCATCTCCCGAGGAAGTTGCTGTTTGTAACTTGGCCTCTATTGCATTGCCTTCTTTCATTGAGCAAGATGAAAACAAGATTTGGTACAACTTTGAGAAATTGCACGATGTTACCAAGGTTGTTACCCGTAACTTGAACAGAGTCATTGACCGTAACTACTACCCAGTTCCAGAAGCCGAAAAGTCAAACATGAGACACAGACCAATTGCCTTGGGTGTTCAAGGTTTGGCAGATGCATTTATGGTTTTGAGAATTGCTTTTGACTCTCAAGAAGCTAGAGAGTTGAACATTCAAATCTTTGAAACCATTTACCATGCAGCTGTCGAGGCCTCTATTGAATTGGCCCAAGAGGAAGGTGCCTACGAGACATACCAAGGCTCACCAGCATCTCAAGGCTTGTTGCAATTTGATTTGTGGAACAGAAAGCCAACCGAGTTGTGGGACTGGGATGAATTGAAAGCCAAATTGGCCAAGCACGGTTTGAGAAACTCCTTATTGGTTGCACCAATGCCTACTGCCTCTACTTCACAGATTTTGGGTAACAATGAATGTTTTGAACCATACACGTCAAACATCTACTCGAGAAGAGTGTTGGCAGGTGAGTTCCAAATTGTTAACCCATACTTGCTTAGAGACTTGGTTGATTTGGGAATCTGGAACGATGCCATGAAGAGTAGTATCATTTCCAATAATGGTTCCATCCAAGCTTTACCTAATATCCCAGATGAAATCAAAGCATTGTACAAGACAGTCTGGGAAATCAGTCAGAAGCACATCATTGATATGGCCTCCGATAGAGCTGCATTTATTGACCAATCGCAGTCATTAAACATTCACATCAAGGACCCAACAATGGGTAAATTGACCAGTATGCATTTCTACGGATGGAAGAAGGGTTTGAAGACTGGTATGTACTACTTGAGAACCCAAGCTGCCTCTGCCGCTATCCAGTTCACCATTGATAAGAAGATTGCTGAGCAAGCTGGTAACACAGTTGCTGACTTGAGGAAATTGAATAGAAAGACATATTTGAGCAGGGGCAGAAGTGGGAACACTGCAGCCTCGTCATCATCCGCCGATAACTCGTATGTCAAGAGTCCTTCAACAGAGCCAACTTCCTTGGAAAACTCTGTTGCTGATTTGAGAATCactgaaaaggaaaaagaaaaggaaaaggaagttGAGCCaaagaaggaggaagagcaagaaaaagatggagaagagaaggaagCCGGTGTTGACAATAGAACAATCgaagagattgaaaatgacATCTATAGTGCAAAAGTCATTGCCTGTGCCATTGATAATCCAGAATCATGTACCATGTGTTCTGGTTAG
- the SFM1 gene encoding SPOUT methyltransferase — translation MKYIIEHMEEGFSEWVILEYSQIIRDIGKENLILTSLPANTTEADIPQQLRDLGLQWTTKECVDIIRAENNGTINKDQVCLLDPAAETDLLPSDKSEFTYFVFGGILGQHPRIDRTGILRAKYGFAGRRLGALQMTTDTAVRTTQRIIERGQKFEDIKFLDYPEIKYNKYESTEMPFRYIVNEQGEPILPEGMLELIKHDADQSIDDLLIGD, via the coding sequence ATGAAGTACATCATAGAGCATATGGAAGAAGGGTTCTCAGAATGGGTCATTCTTGAGTATTCGCAAATCATTAGGGATATTGGAAAGGAAAACCTTATTCTTACCTCACTTCCTGCAAACACTACCGAAGCCGATATTCCTCAGCAACTACGCGATTTGGGACTTCAATGGACAACAAAGGAATGTGTAGACATCATCCGCGCAGAAAACAACGGCACTATTAACAAAGACCAAGTATGTCTTCTTGATCCTGCTGCAGAAACAGATTTGTTGCCTCTGGATAAATCCGAGTTCACCTATTTCGTCTTTGGAGGCATTTTGGGCCAACACCCACGTATAGACAGAACAGGTATTCTTCGTGCCAAGTATGGATTTGCGGGTCGTCGATTGGGTGCATTGCAAATGACTACCGACACCGCAGTGCGCACAACACAGAGGATAATTGAACGAGGACAAAAGTTTGAAGATATAAAGTTTTTGGATTACCCTGAGATCAAGTATAACAAATATGAGTCTACAGAAATGCCATTTAGATATATTGTTAATGAACAAGGTGAGCCGATCTTACCCGAAGGAATGTTGGAGTTGATCAAACATGATGCTGACCAAAGTATCGACGACTTGTTAATTGGTGactaa
- the SHE9 gene encoding sensitivity to high expression protein she9 (BUSCO:EOG09264LJU): MLLPVLRASSRIVMRHSVVFNCIRLQSNKPERSQQINELKLREIIEGTNFGTEATKKRKLEEERKKLEKEREAERQREEKKEREAKLEEANKQNEADFSSTKTGKLKGEDSEVDHKKDEGLRIENKIIATTDSSVDATDIPNIAEEVNETIQKEIGGLPSEKQKKQSALTKKITQYLDSAHDTILTVTRALNDVTGYSAIERLKKSIEEQEEDLKNAKKYVKECKLTYGDAIQKRSHSQREVNELLTRKHNWSPEDLERFTELYRNDHENDVWEKECEKKLEEAESKVDAVQLKLTQSILTRYHEEQIWSDKIRRSSTWGTWVLMGLNVLLFVFATFLVEPWKRKKLVLGFEDKVKTVLVGIAQENDAVLNPIIEKLDQEQKDGSTGHNLEKSGYLTSEDEGGQTTSLPASLDSTSSQPPSAPVLSKEQQGSRILRAKASIKFFILQAQYAIVSSWHRVRVTCVKSYTALTTPSIEFLKLDKVEFGLYTFIISILSCGLGSLATIYCR; encoded by the coding sequence ATGTTACTACCTGTGCTACGAGCGtcgtcgagaattgttatGAGACATTCGGTTGTCTTCAATTGTATACGACTACAATCCAATAAACCCGAAAGGTCACAACAAATTaatgaattgaaattgcGGGAAATTATTGAGGGAACCAATTTTGGGACCGAGGCTACAAAGAAACGTAAGCTCGAGGAAGAGCGCAAGAAATTGGAGAAGGAGCGTGAAGCAGAAAGACAAcgagaggaaaagaaagaaagggagGCCAAACTTGAAGAGgcaaacaagcaaaacGAAGCAGATTTCTCTTCGACAAAAACGGGGAAACTCAAAGGCGAAGATAGTGAGGTTGATCATAAGAAGGATGAGGGCCTTCGTATTgagaataaaataattGCAACTACCGATAGCTCTGTTGATGCCACTGATATTCCAAACATTGCTGAAGAAGTGAATGAAACCATACAGAAGGAAATTGGTGGTTTACCCTcggagaaacaaaaaaaacagagtgCATTGACCAAAAAGATTACTCAATATTTGGACTCTGCGCATGATACAATTCTCACAGTAACCAGAGCACTCAATGATGTCACTGGGTACTCTGCAATTGAGCgtttgaaaaaatcaattgaaGAACAGGAAGAAGACTTGAAGAATGCCAAGAAATATGTGAAGGAATGCAAGCTCACTTATGGCGATGCCATCCAAAAACGTTCACATTCTCAAAGAGAGGTTAATGAGCTTTTAACTAGGAAACATAATTGGTCGCCAGAAGATCTCGAACGGTTTACCGAGTTATACAGAAATGATCACGAAAACGATGTTTGGGAAAAAGAATgcgaaaagaaattggaagAAGCCGAGCTGAAAGTCGATGCAGTGCAGCTCAAATTGACACAACTGATTTTGACACGGTACCATGAAGAACAAATTTGGTCCGACAAGATCAGAAGGTCATCAACTTGGGGGACATGGGTTTTGATGGGACTAAATGTGTTgttatttgtatttgccACATTCCTAGTCGAGCCATGGAAGCGAAAGAAATTGGTTTTAGGGTTTGAAGATAAAGTCAAAACTGTACTTGTTGGAATAGCACAAGAGAATGATGCTGTGTTGAATCCGATTATTGAAAAGCTCGaccaagaacaaaaagatgGAAGTACGGGTCACAACTTGGAAAAATCAGGGTACTTGACGCTGGAAGATGAAGGTGGTCAAACAACAAGTTTACCCGCTTCATTAGATTCTACATCATCACAACCACCGTCAGCACCGGTATTATCAAAAGAACAGCAGGGTTCACGAATATTACGCGCTAAAGCGTCTATAAAGTTTTTTATATTACAAGCTCAATATGCAATTGTTAGCAGTTGGCATCGAGTGCGTGTCACGTGCGTCAAGAGTTATACAGCATTAACCACTCCCAGCATCGAATTTTTGAAGCTAGATAAGGTTGAGTTTGGACTCTACACATTCATCATTAGTATATTGTCATGTGGTCTTGGAAGCTTGGCCACCATCTACTGTAGGTAA
- the prp3 gene encoding U4/U5/U6 small nuclear ribonucleoprotein prp3 (BUSCO:EOG092621ZV), which produces MSSKRSSESKHDSDSNKKLKGHSLDHSYTNLQDNPYLQQEKPKSGRGLDVELHPLLRNFNDNNNSNNNNNNNNSSSYNSLVSSKNPLRSSQNKWFDPAAYNPYVSNSSSLPSHKPRPLRFVPKGKYVAKAEKLREKLQVEEEERQIQDELLKQGLLPDKVLNEELYTPKYPPLIEWWDRSYLRDNNYSKINDESRLLLESEEQPITYYIQHPPMLQAIWESKTSDLNDLKPMFLTAKERKRMRKNDRQIRHKEKQDRIKLGLDPPPPPKVKLSNLMNVLTNEAIRDPTAVEKKVRQQVEERLSKHLAENEARKLTKEEKHAKLFAKQEKDLAQGLHTAVFRILKLDNPKDMFKIDKNAQQDNLFGICLKNPKFNLVIVEGGEKALKHYKKLVMHRIKWDENDPNNECRLLWDATIEELHFGKWSIMHSRDDEEALKVLRKFGLESYWTLAHTDEEKNKSE; this is translated from the coding sequence ATGTCTAGCAAACGGTCACTGGAAAGCAAACATGATTCCGATTCTAACAAAAAACTCAAGGGCCATTCATTGGATCACTCCTATACCAACTTGCAAGATAATCCATATcttcaacaagaaaagCCCAAATCCGGTAGAGGTTTAGATGTCGAATTGCATCCATTGCTCCGAAATTTCAAcgataacaataacagtaacaacaacaacaacaataataatagcaGCAGCTATAATAGTTTAGTGAGCAGTAAAAATCCATTACGACTGCTGCAGAATAAATGGTTTGACCCAGCAGCTTATAACCCGTACGTCAGCAATTCAAGCTCACTACCTCTGCACAAGCCACGACCTTTGAGGTTTGTCCCGAAAGGAAAGTATGTGGCAAAAGCTGAAAAGCTTCGTGAAAAGCTCCAAGTTGAAGAGGAGGAAAGACAGATCCAGGATGAATTGTTAAAACAAGGATTATTACCTGACAAGGTTTTGAATGAGGAGTTGTACACACCGAAATATCCACCATTAATTGAATGGTGGGACCGATCCTACCTTCGAGATAACAACTACTCTAAGATCAACGATGAGAGTCGACTTTTACTAGAAAGTGAAGAGCAGCCCATAACTTATTATATACAGCATCCACCAATGTTGCAAGCAATTTGGGAGTCGAAAACGAGCGACCTCAACGACTTGAAACCGATGTTTCTTACTGCGAAGGAGCGCAAAAGAATGAGAAAGAATGATAGACAGATCAGAcacaaagaaaagcagGATCGTATCAAGCTTGGGTTGGATCCACCGCCTCCGCCCAAAGTCAAGCTTTCCAACTTGATGAATGTCTTGACTAATGAAGCAATACGGGACCCAACAGCAGTGGAGAAGAAAGTAAGACAACAGGTAGAGGAGCGACTACTGAAGCATTTGGCTGAAAACGAGGCAAGGAAACTTACAAAGGAAGAGAAGCATGCTAAGTTGTTTGCGAAACAGGAGAAAGATTTAGCACAAGGCTTGCATACAGCTGTGTTTAGAATCCTCAAACTAGATAACCCAAAGGATATGTTTAAGATAGACAAGAATGCGCAACAGGATAACTTATTTGGTATATGTTTGAAGAACCCAAAGTTCAATTTGGTAATTGTTGAAGGTGGAGAAAAAGCATTGAAACATTACAAGAAATTAGTGATGCACAGAATCAAATGGGATGAAAACGACCCCAATAACGAGTGTAGACTTCTTTGGGACGCCACAATCGAGGAGCTTCATTTTGGCAAATGGAGTATAATGCATTCGCGAGATGACGAAGAGGCACTAAAAGTGTTGAGAAAGTTTGGTTTAGAAAGCTATTGGACGTTAGCCCATACAgatgaggaaaaaaataaaagcgaataa
- the RPT3 gene encoding 26S proteasome regulatory subunit 6B, producing the protein MEGGTDVYLHHKSLLKELNLLKIQEEYIKDEQRHLKRELIRAQEEVKRIKSVPLVIGQFLEPIDESTGIVSSTTGSNYVVRILSTLDRELLKQSSSVALHRHSNALVDILPPEADSSISIVGDNEKPDVTYADIGGLDMQKQEIIESVELPLEQSHLYSQIGIDPPRGVLLYGPPGTGKTMLVKAVANATKASFIRINGSEFVQKYLGEGPRMVRDVFRLARENSPAIIFIDEIDAIATKRFDAQTGADREVQRILLELLNQMDGFDQTSNVKVIMATNRADTLDPALLRPGRLDRKIEFPNLKDRRERRLIFTTIASKMSLAPEVDLDSLIIRNDPLSGAVIAAIMQEAGLRAVRKNRYMILQNDLEEAYSSQVKTGTEHDKFEFYK; encoded by the coding sequence atGGAGGGAGGCACAGATGTTTACTTACACCACAAAAGTCTTCTCAAGGAACTTAATCTTTTGAAGATCCAGGAAGAGTATATCAAAGATGAGCAACGCCACCTTAAGCGCGAGTTGATCCGTGCACAAGAAGAGGTCAAACGAATCAAGTCCGTGCCGTTGGTGATTGGTCAATTCTTGGAACCTATAGATGAGAGCACTGGTAttgtttcttcaacaacgGGATCTAATTATGTTGTGCGTATATTATCTACATTGGACCGTGAATTGCTTAAACAATCTTCGTCGGTGGCATTGCACCGTCACTCCAATGCTCTAGTTGATATTCTTCCACCAGAGGCAGATTCATCGATTTCGATTGTGGGTGATAATGAGAAACCTGATGTGACATATGCAGATATTGGTGGGCTAGACATGCAGAAGCAAGAGATTATTGAGTCTGTTGAGTTGCCATTGGAGCAATCTCATTTATATAGTCAAATTGGAATTGATCCACCAAGAGGTGTCTTGTTGTATGGTCCACCGGGTACTGGTAAAACGATGTTGGTGAAGGCAGTGGCGAATGCAACCAAGGCATCATTCATAAGGATCAATGGTTCAGAGTTTGTACAGAAATATCTTGGTGAAGGTCCAAGGATGGTGAGAGATGTGTTTAGGTTGGCAAGGGAGAATTCGCCAGCAATTATAtttattgatgaaattgatgCTATTGCCACGAAGAGATTTGACGCTCAAACTGGTGCTGATCGTGAAGTGCAGAGAATCTTGTTGGAATTGTTGAATCAGATGGATGGGTTTGACCAGACGTCGAATGTCAAAGTGATTATGGCTACAAATAGAGCTGACACTTTGGACCCTGCATTATTGAGACCAGGTAGATTGGACAGAAAGATTGAATTCCCAAACTTAAAGGATAGAAGAGAACGGAGGTTGATTTTTACAACCATTGCATCCAAGATGTCGCTTGCACCTGAAGTCGACTTGGACTCGTTGATTATAAGAAACGATCCATTGTCTGGTGCAGTGATTGCCGCTATAATGCAAGAAGCCGGATTGCGAGCTGTGAGGAAGAACAGATATATGATTCTACAAAATGATTTGGAGGAAGCATACAGTTCACAAGTCAAGACAGGAACTGAACACGATAAATTTGAATTCTATAAATAG
- the SMP3 gene encoding alpha 1,2 mannosyltransferase (CAZy:GT22) codes for MSNEHFQSLEVLSARILGYETNIPWEFDPTSPARSLAPLYLVYGPSLYLIKLLGLSLTPLQIWYLLRLQMCIISWVVTDLCLYWMLPSKHERIKAIYFTSTSYITFVYQNHLFSNSVETILLLLAVYIIDDLRYIEESKINVKKSKTLFSFGILISIGVFNRVTFPAFLILPSWYLLKYFQNYYKSIIWFLLGVGLSTILLVVTDTILYKSDTFVVAPINNLLYNAQISNLSKHGIHPFYTHVLVNLPQLLGPAGLLFLVSKQYSRTTQFLTIISGLIFLSVVPHQEARFLIPLVPLLCCCFDLNQKWIGSWTLYLWYLFNVAMCILMGVYHQGGVVPALDYMRQSELHGTQVWWHTYSPPSWILGSNSTHTILLKDKKIDYKTNYTIIDAMGANSTVIMQTIQHLEKPVYLITPEASFNQHFFNTSAQFENIWSYKHHIDLDHIDWSNLQVGLGIYQLI; via the exons ATGTCTA ATGAACATTTCCAATCACTTGAAGTTTTAAGCGCACGGATCTTGGGCTACGAAACAAACATACCATGGGAGTTTGACCCTACATCGCCAGCACGGAGTTTGGCTCCATTGTACCTAGTATATGGACCTCTGCTATACTTGATCAAACTATTGGGACTTAGTTTAACCCCACTTCAGATATGGTACTTGCTCAGGTTACAAATGTGCATCATTAGTTGGGTCGTAACTGATTTGTGTCTCTATTGGATGCTTCCGTCAAAACATGAACGTATCAAGGCCATTTACTTTACACTGACATCATACATTACTTTTGTGTACCAAAAccatttgttttcaaacaGTGTAGAAACAATATTGCTCTTACTTGCCGTTTATATCATTGATGATTTGAGATATATCGAAGAATCCAAGATTAATGtcaaaaagagtaaaacTTTATTTAGTTTTGGTATCTTGATATCAATTGGTGTGTTCAACAGAGTAACTTTCCCGGCATTCTTGATCTTGCCAAGTTGGTATTTACTcaaatattttcaaaattactATAAACTGATCATATGGTTTTTACTAGGTGTAGGGCTACTGACAATACTACTTGTTGTAACAGACACCATCCTTTACAAGTCTGAcacttttgttgttgcaccTATAAACAACTTGTTGTATAATGcacaaatttcaaatttgtccAAGCATGGCATCCACCCATTTTACACACATGTATTGGTGAATTTACCCCAGTTACTAGGACCAGCAGGATTATTGTTCTTGGTGTCGAAACAATACTCACGGACTACCCAATTTTTGACCATTATTAGCGGATTAATTTTCTTATCCGTTGTACCGCACCAGGAAGCGAGATTTCTTATCCCACTTGTTCCACTATTATGTTGCTGCTTCGACTTGAACCAGAAATGGATTGGGTCATGGACTCTTTACTTGTGGTACTTGTTCAATGTTGCAATGTGCATATTAATGGGCGTGTACCACCAAGGCGGTGTTGTCCCTGCCTTGGATTACATGAGACAACTGGAATTGCACGGAACACAGGTTTGGTGGCACACCTATTCTCCTCCCTCATGGATACTTGGCTCTAATTCGACTCATACAATATTGCTTAAAGACAAGAAAATTgattacaaaacaaattataCAATAATAGATGCTATGGGTGCAAATCTGACAGTTATCATGCAAACTATTCAACATCTCGAAAAACCTGTATATCTCATTACCCCTGAGGCATCATTCAATCAGcattttttcaatacctccgcacaatttgaaaatatttgGAGTTACAAACACCACATTGATCTTGACCATATTGACTGGTCTAATTTGCAAGTAGGATTAGGGATCTATCAATTGATttag